The Novipirellula aureliae DNA window ATTTGCAAGGCGTTGCTGGGCAAATCGGATTGTCCGTTCGCTCGGATTTGGATTCTGGGTTGATTGACCGAGGTTTTGCGGAGGAATTGAACGTGTGGGTCGATCGACTCGATCCGCTAGTCGTCTTGCATGATGACACAACCATGCAAATGGGTTTGCAGGATGGCCTACGGAAAACCATGAATCGCGTCGCAGCACTCACGATGCAAAAGATGAACGAATTCGCATCGCCGGATCCTGTGGCTCAAACGGTTCACCTAAAGTGGGGAGTCGAGAATCAGCATCTCGTTCTACTCGTCACCAATCAATCCCCTTGGCCAAGCAGCGTACAACTAAGATGCCGAAAAGCGATCGAGTGGGAATCGATCGGGGATTCATCAAAAACAGTCGATCAAGTCGAAAATGGGCGAGTGACTGAAATTCGTCTTGATGCTGGCGAAATGAAGTTGTTGAGAAGTGCCACACGTGAAGAGCCTCAGGCACTTGGAATGTGGACCTCCAGTGTTCAAGGGGGGGCCATCCGAATTGAAAAAATCAAGACGGATGTTGCAACCATTGTCGAAAAACTCGGTACACTTTCCGATAGCACACCTTATCAAGGATTATCAAACGGCAGTTTCGAAGCAACGGGAAATGTTGGCATCAAAGGATGGTTGCATGCCCAGTATCCAGCCGGTAGCGTCATTGTCGACGATAGCGAGGCGACCGATGGAAAGCGATCTCTATGCATGAAGACGGACGGTGCGGGGTCACAGCAGACTTGGCTTGTGACCGAAACAATCACGCCGCCTAAGTCGGGTCGCTTAGCTGTGTCGATGTCGCTGCGTGCTGAAGCAACGCATATCGGATCTTCTCATCAAGTCCGTGTCTCGATCGAAGGCACGCAATTTGGTCAATCGTTCCGATTCAGCGAAACGGTGGCGCTGCCGAGAAACGGGCAGTGGCAGCCTCGCAAAATAGTCACCGAGGCTGCGACATTGGTTCCAGAGGAAGTTGAGACGCTCCGTGTGACGATCGATAGTTTGTCACCAGGAAAAATTTGGATTGACGATGTGCGGTTACATGATTTTTTTCCCACCAATCAAGAGCGGACTGAATTGCAAACGCAATCCTTCTTGGCAGTACAAGGTATTCAGCGAGGCAACTTGGAACCCTCTTCAAAGTTGCTGCAAAACCGCTGGGCTCAACGCTTGATCGAAGCCAGTTCCACGGACGAAGCGGTCACCGTGGAAACGCAAAATTCGCCCGCACACGTCGATACGCCTGGAGTAGCCGAACGATTTCGTAGTTGGCTACCAAACCCCATCAGGTTCTAACGCGATCCCTCTCGTTGAAATACTTCATTCGATTGGAGGAGCCGAGTCAATTTCCTTGATGGCTAAGATGTCAGAAAAGTCGCAAGATTCCTGGCCGAATTTCAAGTCGATTCTTATTTGCCGCTAGCCCACGAGGCGGCCGTTTGTCGTGCCAGGTAAGTTCGGCGACGAAGACGTTTTCATCGTGATCAAGGTTATCGTGATCAAGGTCATTGTGATCAAGGTTATCGTGATCAAGCAATCGATAGCTGCCTTCACAGCGACGCGAAACCGCTCCACGACCTCGGCCGATGTCACCTTCGAAATCGAGATACTCGATGCGGTGATCTGGCAATTTCTCTGCGACGATACAAATCGACTGATCGAATCGTACGATCGGTTCGGTCGCCCATGTCCGTAGCACTCCGTCACTCTCGAACATCCAATCGAAGTGTACGTCGCCCGACCGACCCAATTGGTCGCCTGGCGTATGTTCGAGGACAACAAACCGATTTTGCAAAACGTCTTTCTCCAAACGTCGGACCTAAAGGTTTCCCAAATACTCGATGCCCTGTTGCAATTCTTCGAGTACGGTGTCGCTTGGCATTTGTTGTCGGCCAACCACGAAGTAGCCACGAAACGGAAAATCCTCTAGCATCCCCAGGAGTTCGGGAAAGTCGGCGGTTCCTTGCCCCAGCGGCACACTGATTCCACGACCAGCGGACAGATCGATCACACCATCCACTGCGCTAACGACTTGAATTCGATCTCCGAGAGCTCGAATCGCCTCGCGGGGACTGTGCCGATTGATAATCAACTGCCCCGGATTCAATGCGGCAGCGATGTACGCAT harbors:
- a CDS encoding DNA polymerase ligase N-terminal domain-containing protein, which codes for MQNRFVVLEHTPGDQLGRSGDVHFDWMFESDGVLRTWATEPIVRFDQSICIVAEKLPDHRIEYLDFEGDIGRGRGAVSRRCEGSYRLLDHDNLDHNDLDHDNLDHDENVFVAELTWHDKRPPRGLAANKNRLEIRPGILRLF